Within Thermococcus indicus, the genomic segment CGAAGTTCATCTCGCTGAGTTTCTTGGCAGCGTAGGTTCTCAGGTCGGGATAGGTTGAACCCTGCACGGCTGCGTTCATGGCAATGTTCTTGACTTCCTCAGCTTCCTTTGCCCTTTCGAGGGTTATCCTGAGGTCTTCCTCGGCCTTCTCCCTTGGCGCGTCTGGTGGAGTGGGAATGTCGAGGAAGGTGCCTATATCTACGCCTATCCTCTCCTGGAACTCGATTATCTCCCTGTTCGTGACGTCCACGCCACCGTAGCGCATGAGCTGGAAGGAGCCAGAGTCAACCTCGATTATGCCGTCGTAATCGAGGAGCCTGTGGATTCCAAGCTCAAGGGCTTTCTCTCTGAGTTCGGGCGTCTTGTAGATGATGTACGAGTTGGTGATCACCATTCCAAAGCCCATCTCCTTTAGCTCCCTGGGTGTCACTATCAGCTGCTTCGGATTGATGACGGGCATTATGGCGGGTGTTTCTATCGTCTTGCCATTAACGGTCAGCTTTCCTATCCTCCCGGCGGCGTCTCTCGCCTTGACCTCAAACTTGAACTCGACCATCTCTCAACACCGCTAGGCCCTTCGGTGGGGGGTTTAAAAGCCTTCGCTAACTGTTCTTTTTGAGCGAAAGTTTTAAAAGTTTTTGTGATTAAATGTGAGCATATGGTGGTGAAAGAGAAACTCTACACGCTCAAACAGGCGAGCGAGATACTCGGAGTCCACCCGAAAACAATCCAAAAATGGGACAGGGAAGGAAAAATCAAAGTCGTCCGAACCCCCGGCGGGCGGAGAAGAATACCAGAGAGCGAAATAAAACGCCTTCTTGGCATAAAACCCCAAGAAGGCCTGATAATCGGTTACGCGAGAGTCTCCAGCCGCACGCAAAAGGGCGACTTAGAACAACAAATCAATGCAATAAAAGAATACGCAAGAGAAAAAGGCTGGCAAGTCCAAATCCTTAAGGACATCGGCTCCGGATTGAACGAGAACAGGAAAAACTACCACAAACTCCTTGAATTAGCCGCAAAAGGAGAAGTCTCAAAAGTCATCATCACTTACCCCGACAGGCTCACCCGTTTCGGGTTTAGAACACTACAATTCTTCTTCCATCAACACGGGGCAGAAATAATAACAATCCACGAGAAGGACAAAACACCAAAAGAAGAACTCATCGAGGACTTAATAACCATAATCAGCCACTTTGCGGGTAAACTCTACGGAATGCGTTCCAACAAGTACAAAAAACTCAAAGAAGGTGCTAAAAAACTCATCAAGGAGGTCGAGAGTGAGTGAAAATCGTCCTCACCTACAAGATGAATCACAATTGGAGCGTTGAGGACTTACTCACAGAGTATCAGAAACTCCTTCAGCGTGCGATTGACGAGATTTGGGAGAACACGACTTGGAAAGAAAAGAAGGCAAAACACCGCTACCCCATCGGAAACGGAAAATACAAGTATTATGAAACAACCAGACTATTCCCTTATTTTCCAAAATCCAACGAGTTCAAGAGAGAATTGAGGAATAAACTCCTCAAGGACTGGCCTTTTGCGAAACACTACGTTGATTCTACCATAAAGACTGCCTACTCAATCCTTGAGAGCTGGAGGCAGAACTACCTGAAGGGGAGGAGGAAGAGAAAGAAACCAGTCGTGAAGAGGAAGTTCGTTCGGGTCAAGACAACGTTGATGAAGGTTGAAGGTTCAAAAATCAGGATAACCGTCAAACCGAGAAAGAAATACCTTGAACTCGACTATTCTAACGAGTGGTTCTACGAAAGGATTAAAGACTGGAAGGTTGGTGAGCTGATAATCAGGGAGAAAGACGTTTACCTCACCTTCTCAAAGGAAGTAGAGTTTTCGAGAAGGATTAAAATCGGAGTTGATAGTAACTTAATGAGCCTCGATGTTTATCACCCTGAAAAAGGCTGGATTAAGGTTGATTTGAGCGAGTTGCACGGGATTGCAGAAACTTATGATAGAATTATTGATAGGCTCAAGAGTATCCAGAAGAAGGCTCCTAAGAGGATTTCGAGACTCCTTCAGAAATATTATGCCCGCAGGAGGAACAGGATTGAGGATTACCTGAACAAGCTGGTCGTTCAATTATCAAGGGAGTTTCCCGATACGGTTTTCGTTTTCGAAGATTTAAACAAGTTTAAAATGCTGGAGAACGGTTCGAGGGATTTTAATCGCAAACTTTCCCGCTCGACTTGGGGTAAAATTGTCCAAAAACTCTCTTACCGTGTTCCAATCGAGTTTGTTAATCCCGCTGGCACTTCCTCCACCTGCCCGAAATGTGGGAGTAAGTTGGAGTCCCGAAACGGGCAGGTGGAGTGCCCCAACTGTGGGTTTAAATCAGATGGGCAGTTTGTTGGAGCGTTCAATATTTTCGTGCGGGGACTTGGGGCCGCCCTGAGAGGGGGTGAGGCCCGTGATTTACTCCCCTATGAACCCGGAGGGGAGTTGAGGCTGGTGAACCCCAAGTCCGTCGTGAGGGTGGACTTGAGCGGGAGGACGTTCACTCACGTTCCTTCCTAAAAACTCACGACGGACAGACCCCTAAGCCAGAATGGAGATGAGAACATAAGATACCGCACCCGCGAAAACAGGCGCGATTACCCAGCCCTTAACGATTCCCACGAGGAGTTTGAGGTTCACGTGCTCGCCCTTGTAGAGGCCCAGACCGCTTATGGCGCCGACTATGGCCTGACCCGAGCTGACGGGCAGGCCTATCAGGTTGGCCGAGCTGACGGCCAGAGATGCCCCAAACTGGCTTGAAAAGGCCGAGGTCGGCCCGAGGGGTGAGATGTCCCTTCCAACCGTCATCATCACGCCGTAGCTGAAGGTCAGCGCTCCAAGGGTTAGGGTGAGCGCCAAAAGGAGCTTAAATGGTCCATTCACTCCGAGCCCTTCCATCAGCCCGGCGACGTTGGAGAGCTCGTTGGCGCCGAGGTTGAAGGCTGAAAAGGCCGCGGCAGTGAATACGAGCCACTTCTGGGCAAGCTCGAGGTTCCGCAGGCCTTTGATCCTCTTTAGAATCGGCTTATAGAGCCTGTAGATTGCCACCGCAAAGAGCGCGGCGACGATCGGTGAGAGAACCCACGCCGATGCTATCCTGCCGACAGTCCACCAATCAACCGGCAGTCCGAGGGCGAGGGAAGCCCCGACAAGGCCACCTATTATGGACTGGGTCGTTGAGATTGGCCTTCCCCACAGGCTCGCGATTGTTACGGCCGAGGCTGCGCTGAAGAGAACGAGACCAACCTCGCCCGCTGACATGCCCCTGGCCAGCCCGGAGACCGTTCCGGAAACTCCGGAGCCGCCGAGAAAAACGCCTAAGGTGGTGAATATCCCTATGAGGAGCACGGCTCTCTTGAAGCCTATAACCCCTGACCCAACGGCTGTCCCAACGGCCTTTGCGCTGTCGTTCGCGCCTATCGCCCAGGCCATGAAGAGCGCCGTTATCATCGTCATCACTATATTCTATTTGTTGCCCCATAATCTATATAGTCTATGTAGTTCAGGAATGAGGGCTTAAAAGGGTTTCGCCGGGCAAAGTCTCATATCCTTCGGAGGAGGACGGAGAGATAGCCGTATATGTGGAGGACGAGATAGAATGCCGCCCAGAACCAGACTATAACCGGAAATAGGAGTGCGTTTATCAGCCTTCCGCCCTCGAAGAGAGTCGGTAAGAGCATCGTGAAGGTCTCGAAGAACCACCAGAGGGCGAAGAACTCAAACTGCCCTGTGAGGAGGAGAAGCGGCGGAACGATCACATCGAAAAACGCCACGACGTCCGAAAGGAGCAGAAACGTCAGGTCCTTCGTGAAACCTCCCCCGAGATTCTTCAGGTCGCCGAGAAACCAGCGCCTCCTCTGGCGCCAGAGAACGGCGAGGCTCTTTGGCATCTCCGTCCAGACCCTCGCGCGTGGGGCGTAGACGACCTTTCCAAGCGCCTTGACGGCCCTTGTGGTGGCGTAGTCCTCGACGATGTCCTCAACGAAGCCGCCGATCCCCTCAAGGGCCTCTCTGCGGAAGGCAGCTATCGGGCCGGGGGCGAGGCTCAGGTCGTCCAGCTCCTTCGCCCTGCGGAACATCGCTATCCTGAGGTGCTCCGCATCTTGAGCAATCTCAAGGAAAGAGCCCCCAGCGACGCGAACCTGTCCGCCAACGCCGAGGACTTCATCCGAATAGAAGCGCCTCACCAGCTCCTTAACCGCATCGGGTTCGAGTCTGCTATCGGCGTCGGTCGTTATTATAATCTCTCCGGAAGCCTTCGAGAGGCCGAAGTTCAAGGCTCTGGCCTTTCCACCGTGCTCCATCCTGTAAACCTTCAGCCGGGCGCTCTTGACCGAGGAAGCTACCTCAAAGGTGTTGTCCCCGCTCCCGTCGTCGATCACTATAACTTCAAAGTCAGGGTAATCCTGAGAGAGGGCGGACTCTATGGCCCTGAGAACCCTCTCCCCTTCGTTGTAGGCGGGGATGAGTATCGACACCGCGGGAAGCCATCGTCCGGTTTGGTACTCTCTGAAGATGTGCAGTATGTAATTAACGAAGAAGTACCCATCCCAGAGCAGGAGAACGGCAAGGCATGGAAGGAGCGGGTCCATGGCGGATGAATCGAGCGGAGACTTTTAACTTTTGCCACTCCACGTATGACCGACAGTCCACCTCCAGTTCCATAACGGCGAGGGGATATCAGGGCAATGGCAGTACGTGATCAGGGTAAACAACAATCCCGCTGTCGGTTATCTTATACGGCCGGATGGTACCGTCGAAGGAACTACCCCGGAACTTTGTTATCCTGATGCCCCTGGCAAGCTTCCCCTGCAGCTCAAACATCCTGAGTTCGATAACCCCGCTAACCAGGTACTCCTCAACATCCGTTCTCTGAAGTTCGGAGGTTAGTATCACCGTGGTCTTTAACCTCCCCACCGCTTTGACAAAAGTAAGAAACGACCTCCGGTACTCGATATCGTCCTTCGTGGCCACCTTGAGCATGGTTATCGGGTCGATAACAACCCTGTGATAGTATCTCTGTTTGAACTGCTCCTTTATGGCGGCCAGCATCTTGTCCATGCTCTCCGCAAAGGACTCAAAGAAGTTCTCCATGAGAACGTACCTCTCCGCGGTCGGGGTGGCGTCTATCATCGTAAAGTGCAGGTCACTGAGGTTGAAGCCAAAGTTCATCATGTCCGCCTTAAGGTTCTCCGCCGGTTCCTCCAGTGTTACGTACAGCACGTTTTCACCGTTATGCACTCCCGCCATTGCAAAGTGCATCGCCAGGGTAGTCTTACCCGTACCCGGCGCTCCCTTAACAAGATACGTCCTACCGGAGACAAGGCCCCCGTTCAGCATGAAGTCCAGCCCGGGGATTCCAGTAGAAACCCGCTCCCCCATGGTTCACTTCCCCTAGATTATTCTGTGATGGCTGGTGTATAAGAATCTTTCGAGACCGTTCGAAGGTCCGGCCCGACCTCCTCCCCGCCCTGAAGGGCGAGGGTTCCAGCGAGGAACCCCCTACCCAACTGGCAGGGAGGTTTGGGGGGCTTCATTAAAGCCCAATTCAAAGTGGGCCTTCAGCCCCTCGGGGAGGGTCTTCCCCCCGTTACCCCTCCTCTGAGCATAAAGACCGCTCAGATTCGGGGTTATGGTTTTCATCACCTTCTTTAAAATGTTAAAGGCACCAACCAAGTCAGCATTGAAGATAAGCCCCGTTGCGGGACACTTAAATAATCCACGAACAAACCTCGCCCCCTGGTGGGGCTTCCCGCAAACGGGACAAGTTTTAGAAGTGAAAGCTTCATTAACAACCAAAACTCGAATACCATATTCTTCCGCAACTTCCGTCAGGCGTTTGATAACTGTACTAAACCGCCAGATGTGGGAGAGGATGAAGTTTTGCTTACTGCCCTTCTTGGAGTTTCTTGCAATGCCTTTCGGATAACCAACAACTATTCTGGAAACGCCCAAATCGTAGAGCTTCTTAACTGTTTGCCTTACGGCAGTATTAATGTAATGCTTCGCCTGAAGCTTAACCTTCTCATGCATTCTCCTAAGTTTTCTACTCTTTTTAGCTCCACTCTTATTGAGTTTTGACTGATAATCGGCAATTTTTCTTCTCCAGTAAAAGTCAATGCTCTTTAACGGCCTCCCATTGACCAGAAAACTCTCCCCATTCTCAACATAAACGGCCATTAAGTTATTCACTCCCAAGTCAATTCCCGCTGAAAGGCTTCCCTGGAGAGTTCTCGGAAGCTTAACCCATTCCGCACCCTCAAGTTTTTCCTCTACCGTGAGGCTTAAGTGAGCATACCACTTCCTCTTAACGGAGTCGTAAGTGATTTCTAACCGCCCTTGCTTCCCCTTCAAGTGTATTCTGCCCTTAAACTGAATTTCCAGACGTTTAAATTTTCCAAGGCCTTTTAGAATTAACTTGTTGCCTTCAATCTTATACTGGTCGTTTCTGAGGACGATCAAGGGTCTCCTCTTTTCATCTTCTTTGAGGTAGTTTGGTGGTTTTGGTTTAAGCCAAGAGGGGAGTTCTCCGTTCTGCTTCTTCCGAAGGAGTGAGAAGAAACTCCGCCAGGCTTCCGCGTTCTTCCTCGCTATTTGTTGAAGGGTTGCTGAGCCTATTTCTCTCTTAAACTCCTTATAAACGGTCTTCTCGGTTGAATTAAAGTCCACGATTTTGCCCTCGAAGAATTGCTGTCTCCTCAGGTAGTTTACCCTGTTCCAGGCTTTAGCTCCAGCGTCGGCTAACTGGTGGAGGATTTTCGTCTGTTCTTTGCTTGGTTGGAGTTTTACCGTTACCGTTCTCTTCATCCTGAGGTATTGTATGAATTTTAGGCTTTAAAAAAGTATCGCTTTCCTGCTCGAAGGCTGGTTGGGTTGTTTATTGCATCCCCGCTCTGAAGGGCGAAGCTTTCAGAAAAAAGAGTAACCTTAAAGTACCATTGAGGATACAAAATAATCGTGGTCATTATGGCGGGGGAGAAAGAATTCCTGCTTGTGCTGAAGGAGGGGAGTCTCAAAATAGTGGACTGCGAAACCAGAGAAACGGTATACAGCTTCACAATCGATGAGCTAGCGGAGATGATCGAGTTCCGCTACGCAACCCCGTGGAACAAGAGCAAGGACATTCTGGAAAAGTTAACGTACGTTCTGAAGGACATTGAAGATGCATACAGGTCCTCCAGAGCAGTATCTCCCAATAAAGAGGACATCATGAGGGAGGTAAAACTGAGGATGCACGGGACGCGGGAGGATTAAACCGGCAGGAGATAAATTTATGAACCGCCAGGTTATTTTTCACAGGTGAGCATATGAGGGACAAGCTTGTCGTCATCACAGGAGGGGCAGGATTCATAGGCTCCCACATCGCCTGGGAGCTCGTCAAGGACAACGAGGTAATCATAATCGACAACCTCTACACCGGGAAGGAGGAGAACGTTCCACCGGGGGCAAAGCTCGTAAGGGCCGACATAAGGGATTACGAATCAATAGCCGAGCTGATAAGTCAGGCGGATTACGTTTTTCACGAAGCCGCTCAAGTCAGCGTCGTCGAGAGCATTCGCGATCCGGTTTTCACCGAGGAAGTCAACGTCATCGGCACGCTCAACATACTGAGAGCCCTCCTGGAAGGTCAGGGAAAGCTGATTTTTGCATCCTCCGCGGCGGTCTACGGGGACAACCCGAACCTGCCCCTGAGGGAGACCGAGAGGCCGAAACCGCTCTCACCGTACGGCGTAACCAAAGCGACCGCGGAAGAGTATCTTCGGGTCTTCAACGAGCTCTACGGAGTTCCAACCGTCGCGCTGCGCTACTTCAACGTTTTTGGCCCGAGGCAGAGCGCCAACCAGTACGCGGGAGTTATAAGCATCTTCATCAACCGCGCGCTGAAGAACGAGCCGCTCGTCATCTTCGGCGACGGCAAGCAGACGAGGGACTTCATCTACGTTAAGGACGTCGTTAGGGCGAACATACTTGCCGCCGAGAGCCGGAGGAGCAACGGAAGGGTTTTCAACGTCGCTACCGGAAGGCAGACAACAATACTCGAGCTGGCAATGAAGATAATCGAGATAACCGGGGCGACAAGCTCAATACTCTTCGACAAGCCCAGACCAGGGGACATAAGGCACAGCCTCGCGGATATAAGCGAGATCAAGAGCCTTGGCTTCGAGCCGGAGTTTTCGCTGGAGGAAGGGCTGAAGAAAACGGTGGAGTGGTACTCTAGGGACCACCCCGCGGGGGAGTGATCAACTCCCGGATTCTTTTTTCAAGCAGATTTTGCCCGTATCTTTCAATCAAGGGGGATGTTAAATTGAGCCCCACCAGGTTCCATTTGTCGGAATATGGAGTTATGAGAAGGGTTTTCTGTGAAATCTGCTGGGAAGGCGATTCAGGGGGGATCGTGGGAAGAGAGGCAATGCTAATAGATTTCGAGCTTGAGAGGGTTATGGAAGACGTCGTCTGGGGAGGTTGGGGGTTAAAGGTAAGGTGATAGTAGAAATTCCCCAGATCCCATGCGGGCTCTGGATTAACGTACTTCCTGACGAAGAGATAATCGATCAACAGGGGGCCTCCGCTGTACTGGCCGAGTCCAACCGAGCCGTATTGGCCAGGAGGGACGTTGTAGTAGGCCATTGAATTCCCGTTCTGATAAATGGCAATGGCATCGCCGAGGGAAATCATATCAACGAAACTCCACCGCCCCACAGTGTACCGTGAACCGGAAATTCCGTAGTTCCAGGACACACTGTTTTTATCCAGCTGGAGGGAGTTAACATTGAACTGAGTCTCTCCATTCAGGGGAATCTGCGTGAACCAGTAAGCAGTACCAATTCCCTCACCGTATCCTTCTCCAGACGGCAGTATCCAAGGAAGGAAAAAAGAACCAAGGGAAACCGGAATGTCCCCGAATATAGATGAAATGACGTCATAGGGATTCGTCATATCATCCGGCCCCAGGGAGACTACAGCTCCGACATGGTATGGTGCAGGGAATCGACGCTTCGTCCAAATCCACTGCCCCGGATAGAGTGACAGAACGCCGTTCGAAGGAGGAGAAACACCCCCCCGCGAATTCCAGTTGGAGAGGTCGTTAAAGTCATCGTAAAGCAGGAAAACTTTGTCCGGATCGTTGTGATCAGCACACGGGTTTCCTGAGCCACCGTAGTTGATGTATATCTCCGTCTGGGAATTAGCGGGAATGTTGGTAACATTCAGCCAGAACCACGCTGAGGAACCCTGCGAATCAGCCCCCTGGCTCTCCATCCAGTAATACAAACAATCTCCCGAGGCGTTTGTGAAATAGACGGTGTCCCAGTTGAAGTTGGGATCCGAAATCCCAAGCCCGACTGGGATCGTATACCAATTCAGCGGAGCATTGCTTCCAGTTATAATCATGGCCTGAGAATATTTTTCGTCATAGGTACCCAATCCGACCTTTTGAAGAGCCACAAGGATTGGTTTACCCGCATCGGAGGCATAATCCTTTGAGAGCACCACCACCCTGGTTTTTGACACATCAACCCACGAAGCGGGCACCTGTGATACGCTGACGTTAAATGCAGTTCCCCCGGGAAGACCTCCCTGAGGCACAACAAGCGTACCATCGGAAATACGCTGGCCGGAGGAATTATACAGCACAACCGTAACTTCGGAGCCCTCTGGCAGATCCCCACCAAGAATCAACTCCACATGTACCACATCACCAAGCGGGGTATACGGATTGTATCTCCCGTCAGTGGTCCAGAGGGCGTACCTTCCCTCACGAACAGGGCTCACGAGGTAGTTTGAGCCAGCCCCAATCTCCTGAGCGCTGATGTTAATCCCAGGCACGGCTAATCCAAACGTTCCGAGAATTATGATTAAAACCAGCGCAGTTGAAGCCGTTCTGATCCTTGTTAGCATCTTAAAAACAGCTATGGACGGAAAAGTTTAAAATATTATCCCCCGGGTTTCGGTTTCCACCCTGAAAAGGAGGAAGAAAGAATCTCAATCACTTCCTTACGCTGAAGCCCATGGCCTGCCTCTGCTGAAGCTCCTGTGCCTTCTGGGCGAGCTCCCCCAGCTGTCCCTCCAGCTTTCTGAGAGCCTCCTGAGTCTTGGCTATCGCCTCGTCGTACTCCTTTATCCGCGCGTCCAGATACGCTATCGCGTCGTCGAGGTTCTTCTCGATTGCGTAGCCGGCGCCGACGCTGACTATCGCGTTCTCCTTGTCGTCTATGTGAGCCTTCAGGAAGGAGCCGGCCCCGATCGGCACCAGTATCTCAGGTTTCTCCTCCTCAACCTTCTTGAGTTCCTCCAGCGTCTCCTTGACCGCCTGGAACTCGTTCCTCCCGAGGGTGAGCAGTTCGAGGTTCTGAGCTAAGAGCTGCGCCTGGGCCTGAAGGAGCTGGTACTCGTAAGCGAGTTTCTCCATCTCGTTCATCTCGGCCATTTCACACCACCGGGGAGACTACGCGGGGAGGCTTTTAAGGTTTAGGTCAGGTTAACCTCTTCCCGAAGAGCAGGAACCATTCGATGGCCCTAATGTGGAACATGGTGGTGATACCCTGTAGTTCGGCCCCCCATAGAAATCGCCGACAACCAAAAATTTTCAGCTATCCCGCAGTTCAAACGGCAAATTTTGGAAAACTTCCCAACAGAACCTGTAATTCTGCCGGGCAAGGGTTTTAACGTCCGTCCCCAATTCCCTCCGGTGGTTGTGATGCTCAGGGCAGTCTTCTTCGATTTCGTGGGCACGTTCATAACGAAGGAGGGCGAAAACGTTACCCATCAGAACATCGTGAGGGAGGTTCTCAGAAGGGCCGGGAGGGAAGACCTCGACTATGTGGGGCTATGGGAGGAGTACGAGGCCGAAAGCTCCGCCATGTTCAAGGAGCTCGCAGGCAAGCCCTACGTCAAAATCCGGGACGTTGATATCGAGGCCATGAGAAGAGTGGCCGGGCGCTACGGTTTCACCGTCCCCGGCGACTTCTGGGAGATAAGCATCGCCATGCACGAGCGCCATGGCCAGCTCTTCCCCGATGCCGTTGAGACGATTGAGGCCCTCAAAGAGCTCGGCCTCCACGTTGGAATAATAACCGACTCGGACAACGACTACATCGAGGCCCACCTGAAGGCACTCGGCATCTACGACCTGTTCGACTCGGTAACCACCAGTGAGGATGCCGGCTTCTACAAGCCCCACGAGAGACCCTTCAGGCTCGCCCTCGAGAGGGCCGGCGTTGAAGCGGGCGAGGCCCTCTACGTCGGCGACAACCCGGCCAAAGACTGTACTGGGGCGAAAAACGTTGGAATGCCAAGCGTTCTCCT encodes:
- a CDS encoding IS607 family transposase, producing MVVKEKLYTLKQASEILGVHPKTIQKWDREGKIKVVRTPGGRRRIPESEIKRLLGIKPQEGLIIGYARVSSRTQKGDLEQQINAIKEYAREKGWQVQILKDIGSGLNENRKNYHKLLELAAKGEVSKVIITYPDRLTRFGFRTLQFFFHQHGAEIITIHEKDKTPKEELIEDLITIISHFAGKLYGMRSNKYKKLKEGAKKLIKEVESE
- a CDS encoding transposase, whose protein sequence is MKIVLTYKMNHNWSVEDLLTEYQKLLQRAIDEIWENTTWKEKKAKHRYPIGNGKYKYYETTRLFPYFPKSNEFKRELRNKLLKDWPFAKHYVDSTIKTAYSILESWRQNYLKGRRKRKKPVVKRKFVRVKTTLMKVEGSKIRITVKPRKKYLELDYSNEWFYERIKDWKVGELIIREKDVYLTFSKEVEFSRRIKIGVDSNLMSLDVYHPEKGWIKVDLSELHGIAETYDRIIDRLKSIQKKAPKRISRLLQKYYARRRNRIEDYLNKLVVQLSREFPDTVFVFEDLNKFKMLENGSRDFNRKLSRSTWGKIVQKLSYRVPIEFVNPAGTSSTCPKCGSKLESRNGQVECPNCGFKSDGQFVGAFNIFVRGLGAALRGGEARDLLPYEPGGELRLVNPKSVVRVDLSGRTFTHVPS
- a CDS encoding inorganic phosphate transporter, with the translated sequence MITALFMAWAIGANDSAKAVGTAVGSGVIGFKRAVLLIGIFTTLGVFLGGSGVSGTVSGLARGMSAGEVGLVLFSAASAVTIASLWGRPISTTQSIIGGLVGASLALGLPVDWWTVGRIASAWVLSPIVAALFAVAIYRLYKPILKRIKGLRNLELAQKWLVFTAAAFSAFNLGANELSNVAGLMEGLGVNGPFKLLLALTLTLGALTFSYGVMMTVGRDISPLGPTSAFSSQFGASLAVSSANLIGLPVSSGQAIVGAISGLGLYKGEHVNLKLLVGIVKGWVIAPVFAGAVSYVLISILA
- a CDS encoding glycosyltransferase, producing MDPLLPCLAVLLLWDGYFFVNYILHIFREYQTGRWLPAVSILIPAYNEGERVLRAIESALSQDYPDFEVIVIDDGSGDNTFEVASSVKSARLKVYRMEHGGKARALNFGLSKASGEIIITTDADSRLEPDAVKELVRRFYSDEVLGVGGQVRVAGGSFLEIAQDAEHLRIAMFRRAKELDDLSLAPGPIAAFRREALEGIGGFVEDIVEDYATTRAVKALGKVVYAPRARVWTEMPKSLAVLWRQRRRWFLGDLKNLGGGFTKDLTFLLLSDVVAFFDVIVPPLLLLTGQFEFFALWWFFETFTMLLPTLFEGGRLINALLFPVIVWFWAAFYLVLHIYGYLSVLLRRI
- a CDS encoding RAD55 family ATPase; amino-acid sequence: MGERVSTGIPGLDFMLNGGLVSGRTYLVKGAPGTGKTTLAMHFAMAGVHNGENVLYVTLEEPAENLKADMMNFGFNLSDLHFTMIDATPTAERYVLMENFFESFAESMDKMLAAIKEQFKQRYYHRVVIDPITMLKVATKDDIEYRRSFLTFVKAVGRLKTTVILTSELQRTDVEEYLVSGVIELRMFELQGKLARGIRITKFRGSSFDGTIRPYKITDSGIVVYPDHVLPLP
- a CDS encoding RNA-guided endonuclease InsQ/TnpB family protein; this translates as MKRTVTVKLQPSKEQTKILHQLADAGAKAWNRVNYLRRQQFFEGKIVDFNSTEKTVYKEFKREIGSATLQQIARKNAEAWRSFFSLLRKKQNGELPSWLKPKPPNYLKEDEKRRPLIVLRNDQYKIEGNKLILKGLGKFKRLEIQFKGRIHLKGKQGRLEITYDSVKRKWYAHLSLTVEEKLEGAEWVKLPRTLQGSLSAGIDLGVNNLMAVYVENGESFLVNGRPLKSIDFYWRRKIADYQSKLNKSGAKKSRKLRRMHEKVKLQAKHYINTAVRQTVKKLYDLGVSRIVVGYPKGIARNSKKGSKQNFILSHIWRFSTVIKRLTEVAEEYGIRVLVVNEAFTSKTCPVCGKPHQGARFVRGLFKCPATGLIFNADLVGAFNILKKVMKTITPNLSGLYAQRRGNGGKTLPEGLKAHFELGFNEAPQTSLPVG
- a CDS encoding SDR family oxidoreductase, with translation MRDKLVVITGGAGFIGSHIAWELVKDNEVIIIDNLYTGKEENVPPGAKLVRADIRDYESIAELISQADYVFHEAAQVSVVESIRDPVFTEEVNVIGTLNILRALLEGQGKLIFASSAAVYGDNPNLPLRETERPKPLSPYGVTKATAEEYLRVFNELYGVPTVALRYFNVFGPRQSANQYAGVISIFINRALKNEPLVIFGDGKQTRDFIYVKDVVRANILAAESRRSNGRVFNVATGRQTTILELAMKIIEITGATSSILFDKPRPGDIRHSLADISEIKSLGFEPEFSLEEGLKKTVEWYSRDHPAGE
- a CDS encoding DUF2341 domain-containing protein, whose translation is MLTRIRTASTALVLIIILGTFGLAVPGINISAQEIGAGSNYLVSPVREGRYALWTTDGRYNPYTPLGDVVHVELILGGDLPEGSEVTVVLYNSSGQRISDGTLVVPQGGLPGGTAFNVSVSQVPASWVDVSKTRVVVLSKDYASDAGKPILVALQKVGLGTYDEKYSQAMIITGSNAPLNWYTIPVGLGISDPNFNWDTVYFTNASGDCLYYWMESQGADSQGSSAWFWLNVTNIPANSQTEIYINYGGSGNPCADHNDPDKVFLLYDDFNDLSNWNSRGGVSPPSNGVLSLYPGQWIWTKRRFPAPYHVGAVVSLGPDDMTNPYDVISSIFGDIPVSLGSFFLPWILPSGEGYGEGIGTAYWFTQIPLNGETQFNVNSLQLDKNSVSWNYGISGSRYTVGRWSFVDMISLGDAIAIYQNGNSMAYYNVPPGQYGSVGLGQYSGGPLLIDYLFVRKYVNPEPAWDLGNFYYHLTFNPQPPQTTSSITLSSSKSISIASLPTIPPESPSQQISQKTLLITPYSDKWNLVGLNLTSPLIERYGQNLLEKRIRELITPPRGGP
- the pfdA gene encoding prefoldin subunit alpha, whose translation is MAEMNEMEKLAYEYQLLQAQAQLLAQNLELLTLGRNEFQAVKETLEELKKVEEEKPEILVPIGAGSFLKAHIDDKENAIVSVGAGYAIEKNLDDAIAYLDARIKEYDEAIAKTQEALRKLEGQLGELAQKAQELQQRQAMGFSVRK
- a CDS encoding TIGR02253 family HAD-type hydrolase encodes the protein MLRAVFFDFVGTFITKEGENVTHQNIVREVLRRAGREDLDYVGLWEEYEAESSAMFKELAGKPYVKIRDVDIEAMRRVAGRYGFTVPGDFWEISIAMHERHGQLFPDAVETIEALKELGLHVGIITDSDNDYIEAHLKALGIYDLFDSVTTSEDAGFYKPHERPFRLALERAGVEAGEALYVGDNPAKDCTGAKNVGMPSVLLDPNGTKRELWGNCDFVVSELREVVEIVRGLMEK